The Mycolicibacterium boenickei genome has a segment encoding these proteins:
- the prrA gene encoding two-component system response regulator PrrA has product MDSATGGMASPRVLVVDDDPDVLASLERGLRLSGFTVSTAVDGAEALRSATETRPDAIVLDINMPVLDGVSVVTALRAMDNDVPVCVLSARSSVDDRVAGLEAGADDYLVKPFVLQELVARVKALLRRRGASATFSSETIQVGPLEVDIPGRRARVNGVDVDLTKREFDLLAVLAEHKTAVLSRAQLLELVWGYDFAADTNVVDVFIGYLRRKLEAGGAPRLLHTVRGVGFVLRTQ; this is encoded by the coding sequence ATGGATAGCGCAACCGGTGGCATGGCCTCGCCCCGGGTCCTCGTCGTGGACGACGACCCTGACGTGCTCGCCTCGCTGGAACGCGGGCTGCGGCTGTCCGGGTTCACCGTCTCGACAGCTGTGGACGGGGCCGAAGCGCTGCGCAGCGCCACCGAGACCCGCCCGGACGCGATCGTGCTCGATATCAACATGCCCGTCCTCGACGGCGTGAGTGTGGTGACGGCGCTGCGCGCGATGGACAACGACGTACCGGTCTGTGTGCTCTCGGCCCGCAGCAGCGTCGACGACCGCGTCGCCGGCCTGGAAGCCGGCGCCGACGACTACCTGGTCAAACCGTTCGTGCTGCAGGAGCTGGTGGCCCGGGTCAAAGCCCTGCTGCGCCGCCGCGGCGCGTCGGCCACCTTCTCGTCGGAGACCATCCAGGTCGGCCCGCTCGAAGTCGACATCCCGGGCCGCCGTGCCCGGGTCAACGGTGTGGACGTGGACCTGACCAAGCGCGAGTTCGACCTGCTGGCCGTGCTGGCCGAGCACAAGACCGCCGTGCTGTCCCGCGCGCAGTTGCTGGAACTGGTCTGGGGCTACGACTTCGCCGCCGACACCAACGTGGTGGACGTGTTCATCGGGTACCTGCGCCGCAAACTCGAAGCCGGCGGCGCGCCGCGGCTGCTGCACACCGTCCGCGGGGTCGGATTCGTCCTCAGGACGCAATAG
- a CDS encoding ABC transporter ATP-binding protein — MSMETVARQSLYRQAHARDGDLRALADRRLLSRIWRFSARHHRALGGFVAISVVSALLTVTTPVLAGRVVDAITRGGPASTVVLLATVIAAVALAEAAVALLTRWLSSNIGEGLILDLRTAVFDHVQRMPVAFFTRTRTGALVSRLGNDVIGAQRAFSDTLSGIVANVVTLTLTLVVMLSISWQITLLSLALLPLFVLPARRIGARMAGLSREAATHNATMNTQMTERFSAPGATLVKLFGSPERESGEFAVRADRVRDIGVRTAMLQATFMNSLTLMSALALALVYGLGGVLAIGGQLQAGAVVSLALLLTRLYAPLTALANARVEIASALVSFERVFEVLDLVPLIAEEPDAIGVPAGPVEIEFDNVRFSYPSADKVSLASLEEVATLDDRGGDEVLHGLSFTARPGQMVALVGSSGAGKSTVASLLARLYDVDSGAVRLNGADVRDVTFASLKDTVGMVTQDGHLFHESIRANLLLAAPDAEEHQLWEALRRARLDDVVAAMPDGLDTVVGERGYRLSGGQRQRLTIARLLLGRSRVVVLDEATASLDSASEAAVQQALAEALGGRTSLVIAHRLSTVRAADLILVVEDGRIVERGTHRELLARGGRYAELYDTQFSEEVSAA, encoded by the coding sequence ATGAGTATGGAAACGGTGGCCAGGCAGTCGCTGTATCGGCAGGCGCACGCGCGCGACGGTGATTTGCGCGCACTGGCCGACCGGCGGCTGTTGTCGAGGATCTGGCGGTTCTCCGCGCGCCACCACCGCGCCCTCGGTGGTTTCGTGGCGATCAGCGTGGTCAGTGCGTTGCTGACGGTGACGACGCCGGTGCTGGCCGGCCGCGTGGTCGACGCGATCACGCGGGGCGGCCCGGCGTCGACGGTGGTGCTGCTGGCCACCGTGATCGCCGCGGTGGCCCTCGCCGAGGCCGCGGTGGCGCTGCTGACCAGGTGGTTGTCGTCGAACATCGGTGAAGGCCTGATCCTGGATCTGCGCACCGCGGTGTTCGACCACGTGCAACGCATGCCGGTGGCGTTCTTCACGCGCACCCGGACCGGCGCATTGGTCAGCCGCCTGGGCAACGATGTGATCGGGGCGCAGCGCGCGTTCTCCGACACGCTCTCGGGCATCGTCGCCAACGTGGTCACCCTGACGCTGACGCTGGTCGTGATGCTCAGCATCTCGTGGCAGATCACGCTGCTGTCGCTGGCGCTGCTGCCGTTGTTCGTGTTGCCGGCCCGGCGTATCGGCGCCCGGATGGCCGGGCTGTCGCGCGAGGCGGCCACCCACAACGCCACGATGAACACGCAGATGACCGAAAGGTTCTCGGCCCCCGGTGCCACCCTGGTCAAGTTGTTCGGCAGCCCGGAACGGGAGTCCGGCGAATTCGCGGTGCGGGCTGACCGGGTGCGTGACATCGGGGTGCGCACGGCCATGCTGCAGGCGACGTTCATGAACTCGCTGACGCTGATGTCGGCGCTCGCGCTGGCGTTGGTCTACGGGCTCGGCGGGGTGCTGGCGATCGGCGGGCAGCTGCAGGCGGGCGCGGTGGTGTCGTTGGCGCTGCTGCTGACCCGGCTGTACGCGCCGCTGACCGCACTGGCCAACGCGCGGGTCGAGATCGCGAGTGCGCTGGTGTCGTTCGAGCGGGTCTTCGAGGTGCTCGACCTGGTGCCGCTGATCGCCGAGGAACCCGACGCCATTGGAGTGCCGGCCGGGCCCGTTGAGATCGAATTCGACAATGTCCGCTTCTCCTATCCCTCGGCGGACAAGGTGTCGCTGGCCTCGTTGGAGGAAGTGGCGACGCTGGACGACCGCGGCGGTGACGAGGTGCTGCACGGCCTTTCGTTCACGGCCCGGCCGGGCCAGATGGTGGCGCTGGTCGGATCGTCGGGAGCGGGTAAGTCGACCGTCGCGTCGCTGCTGGCCCGGCTCTACGACGTCGACTCCGGTGCCGTCAGGCTCAACGGGGCCGACGTGCGGGACGTGACGTTCGCGTCGCTCAAGGACACCGTGGGCATGGTGACCCAGGACGGGCATCTGTTCCACGAGTCGATCCGCGCGAACTTGCTGCTGGCCGCACCCGATGCGGAAGAACACCAACTCTGGGAGGCGCTGCGCCGGGCTCGGCTCGATGACGTGGTCGCCGCGATGCCCGACGGCTTGGACACGGTTGTCGGTGAGCGCGGATACCGTCTGTCCGGAGGGCAGCGGCAGCGGTTGACCATCGCGCGCCTGCTGTTGGGACGATCCCGGGTGGTGGTGCTCGATGAGGCGACGGCGTCGCTGGACTCGGCCTCGGAGGCCGCCGTGCAGCAGGCCCTCGCCGAGGCGCTGGGTGGGCGCACGTCGCTGGTCATCGCCCACCGGTTGTCCACGGTCCGTGCCGCCGACCTCATCCTGGTCGTCGAGGACGGGCGCATCGTCGAGCGCGGTACTCATCGTGAGCTGCTCGCCCGCGGTGGCCGGTACGCCGAGCTGTACGACACCCAGTTCTCCGAGGAGGTCTCCGCGGCGTGA
- a CDS encoding ABC transporter ATP-binding protein, with translation MSQPAIAPSPKRIRTSSDLRRLLPYLLPYRTRWIVMVVVAVVSLAATVAIPLMTKAVIDGPVRHQDPHGLWVLGSAAVAVGISEAVLWFIRRWMVARATMGVEADIRKDLYARLQILPMSFHSRWQSGQLLSRVMNDLSTIRRFLSFGLVFLILNALQIVVVTSILLAMYWPLGVVVLVSIVPITLTVLHFEREYTRLSRLAQDQTGHVATHVEEAALGLRVVKAFGREDYVFDRFDEQATQLYDTQFARVTVSAKFWTLLEVIPNLTLIVVLGFGAYAAGHGYVTMGTLVAFITMMLSLVWPIASLGFLLSMTQESFTAANRIAEIFDAPSEIVDGPVSQPPRGGRLELRDVGFKFPDAGSGDWALRHIDLLVEPGETVALVGATGSGKSVLAALFSRLYDVTEGAILIDGRDIRELSLPVLRQAVATAFEDPTLFSMSVAENLRLGRADATDEQLAQAIEIAAAQFVYDLPFGLDTRIGEQGMSLSGGQRQRLSLARAILAAPKILVLDDTLSALDVHTEAKVTEALGRVLRGVTGIIVAHRASTVLLADKVALLQDGTITHIGTHAQLLAQVPQYRYLLAADDELDDACERTCEWEDEEELGRLQRGHAERSAIDEVGGLPRLDAEVQRR, from the coding sequence GTGAGCCAACCCGCGATCGCCCCGTCACCGAAGCGGATCCGGACCAGTTCAGATCTGCGGCGGCTGCTGCCATACCTGTTGCCGTACCGCACCCGGTGGATCGTGATGGTCGTGGTGGCGGTGGTCAGCTTGGCCGCGACCGTGGCGATCCCGCTGATGACCAAGGCTGTGATCGACGGTCCGGTGCGCCACCAGGATCCGCACGGGCTGTGGGTCCTGGGTTCGGCCGCGGTGGCGGTCGGTATCTCCGAGGCGGTGCTCTGGTTCATCCGGCGCTGGATGGTGGCTCGCGCCACCATGGGCGTCGAGGCCGACATCCGCAAGGATCTCTATGCGCGGCTGCAGATCCTGCCGATGAGCTTCCACAGCCGCTGGCAGTCCGGGCAGCTGCTGTCGCGGGTGATGAACGATCTGTCCACGATCCGCCGGTTCCTGTCCTTCGGTCTGGTGTTCCTGATCCTCAACGCTCTGCAGATCGTCGTGGTGACGTCGATCCTGCTGGCCATGTACTGGCCGCTGGGTGTGGTGGTGCTGGTGTCTATCGTGCCGATCACGCTGACGGTGCTGCATTTCGAGCGGGAGTACACCCGGTTGTCGCGCCTGGCGCAGGATCAGACCGGTCACGTCGCAACTCATGTCGAGGAGGCTGCGCTCGGGTTGCGGGTGGTCAAGGCATTCGGCCGGGAGGACTACGTTTTCGACCGGTTCGATGAGCAGGCCACGCAGCTCTACGACACCCAGTTCGCCAGGGTCACCGTGTCGGCGAAGTTCTGGACCCTGCTGGAGGTCATCCCCAACCTCACGCTGATCGTGGTGCTGGGCTTCGGCGCGTACGCGGCGGGGCACGGCTACGTCACGATGGGCACCTTGGTCGCGTTCATCACGATGATGCTGTCGCTGGTGTGGCCCATCGCCTCGTTGGGTTTCCTGTTGTCGATGACGCAGGAGTCGTTCACCGCGGCCAACCGCATCGCCGAGATCTTCGATGCCCCGAGCGAAATCGTCGACGGCCCGGTGTCGCAGCCGCCGCGCGGCGGCAGGCTGGAACTACGGGATGTGGGGTTCAAGTTCCCCGACGCCGGTTCCGGGGACTGGGCCCTGCGTCACATCGACCTCCTCGTGGAGCCCGGCGAGACGGTGGCGTTGGTCGGCGCGACCGGATCGGGCAAATCCGTTCTGGCCGCGCTGTTCTCGCGGTTGTACGACGTCACGGAGGGCGCGATCCTGATCGACGGCCGCGATATTCGAGAGCTGAGCCTGCCGGTCCTGCGCCAGGCGGTGGCCACCGCATTCGAGGATCCGACGCTGTTCTCGATGTCGGTGGCCGAGAACCTCAGGCTGGGCCGGGCTGACGCGACGGACGAGCAGCTGGCCCAGGCCATCGAGATCGCGGCCGCGCAGTTCGTCTACGACCTGCCGTTCGGCCTGGACACCCGGATCGGGGAGCAGGGCATGAGCCTGTCCGGTGGTCAGCGTCAACGTCTTTCGCTGGCCCGCGCGATCCTGGCGGCGCCCAAGATTCTGGTGCTGGACGACACGCTCTCGGCCCTGGACGTGCACACCGAGGCCAAGGTGACCGAAGCCCTGGGGCGGGTCCTGCGCGGCGTGACGGGCATCATCGTCGCGCACCGTGCGTCGACCGTACTGCTGGCCGACAAGGTCGCGCTGTTGCAGGACGGCACCATCACCCACATCGGGACGCATGCCCAATTACTGGCGCAGGTACCGCAGTACCGCTACCTGCTCGCCGCCGACGACGAACTCGACGACGCCTGCGAGCGCACTTGTGAGTGGGAGGACGAGGAGGAGTTGGGCCGCCTGCAACGTGGGCACGCTGAACGCTCGGCCATCGACGAGGTGGGCGGGCTCCCGCGTCTGGATGCGGAGGTGCAGCGCCGATGA
- a CDS encoding ABC transporter ATP-binding protein, whose amino-acid sequence MTTTEWRGRVTDEEDNGDDTGAGTSALPIDESVPRRREARALLMSLLHPYRWTVFALALVVIVENVARLSVPILVQRGIDHGIPPILDGGPARELMLIVGTLCVVVIVQAVSRMFFLRRSGRVGQRVLLELRRRVFRHFGRLDVAFHDRYTSGRVVSRSTNDVEAIQDMLETGFDSLITAVLTLFGTAILLVALDWRLGLMCLAAFPILVGLVWWFRNESGKTYRLVRESAALVIVQFVETMTGIKAVQAYRREPRNQEIFDDVADEYRAINEKTFKLLAVFMPGVKLVGNLTTGVVLLYGGYRVLQGEMTIGTLAAFLLYLRMFFEPMQEISQFFNTFQSASSALEKLAGVLAQRPAIADPEVPVALPEPKGDIAFHDVRFEYTPGRPVLPGLELTVPAGQTVALVGTTGAGKTTIAKLIARFYDPTAGSVTLDSVDLRELAQSELRRHVVMVTQENFMFSGTVADNIRFGRPEATDAQVREAAAAVGADRFIAALPDGYDTDVAKRGGRLSAGQRQLVAFARAFLADPAVLILDEATSSLDIPSERMVQRALETVLADRTALVIAHRLSTVQIADRVLVLEHGRIIEDGAPADLIGRADGAYAALHRAWVDSLA is encoded by the coding sequence ATGACGACTACCGAGTGGCGCGGACGCGTCACCGACGAGGAAGACAACGGCGACGACACCGGGGCCGGCACGTCGGCCCTCCCGATCGACGAAAGCGTGCCGCGGCGCCGTGAGGCCCGGGCACTGCTCATGTCGCTGCTGCACCCCTACCGGTGGACGGTCTTCGCGCTGGCGCTGGTGGTCATCGTGGAGAACGTTGCGCGGCTGTCGGTGCCGATCCTGGTGCAGCGCGGCATCGACCACGGCATCCCGCCGATCCTCGACGGCGGCCCGGCCCGTGAGCTGATGCTGATCGTCGGAACGCTGTGCGTGGTGGTGATCGTCCAGGCCGTCAGCCGGATGTTCTTCCTGCGCCGGTCCGGCCGGGTCGGTCAGCGGGTCCTGTTGGAGTTGCGCCGCAGGGTGTTTCGGCATTTCGGCCGGCTGGACGTGGCCTTCCACGACCGCTACACCTCGGGCCGGGTGGTCAGCCGCTCCACCAACGACGTCGAGGCCATCCAGGACATGCTGGAGACCGGCTTCGACAGCCTGATCACCGCGGTGCTGACGCTGTTCGGTACGGCCATCCTGCTGGTGGCGCTCGACTGGCGGCTGGGCCTGATGTGCCTGGCGGCATTCCCGATCCTGGTCGGCCTGGTGTGGTGGTTCCGCAACGAGTCGGGCAAGACCTACCGGCTGGTGCGCGAAAGCGCGGCCCTGGTGATCGTGCAGTTCGTCGAGACCATGACCGGTATCAAGGCCGTGCAGGCCTACCGGCGCGAGCCACGCAACCAGGAGATCTTCGACGACGTCGCCGACGAGTACCGGGCGATCAACGAGAAGACCTTCAAACTGCTGGCCGTCTTCATGCCCGGGGTCAAACTGGTCGGCAACCTCACCACCGGCGTGGTGCTGCTGTACGGCGGTTACCGCGTGCTGCAGGGTGAGATGACCATCGGCACGCTGGCCGCGTTCCTGCTCTACCTGCGGATGTTCTTCGAGCCGATGCAGGAGATCTCGCAGTTCTTCAACACCTTCCAGTCGGCATCCTCGGCTCTGGAGAAGCTGGCCGGGGTGCTGGCACAGCGGCCCGCCATCGCGGACCCCGAGGTTCCGGTCGCACTACCCGAGCCCAAGGGCGACATCGCGTTTCACGATGTGCGGTTCGAGTACACGCCGGGCCGCCCGGTGTTGCCGGGGCTCGAGCTCACGGTGCCGGCCGGTCAGACCGTGGCGTTGGTGGGCACCACCGGCGCGGGCAAGACCACGATTGCCAAGCTGATCGCCCGGTTCTATGACCCCACGGCCGGATCGGTGACGCTGGACAGTGTCGACCTGCGCGAGCTCGCGCAGTCCGAGCTGCGCCGCCACGTCGTGATGGTGACCCAGGAGAACTTCATGTTCTCGGGGACGGTCGCCGACAACATCCGGTTCGGACGGCCCGAGGCCACCGACGCCCAGGTGCGGGAGGCAGCCGCGGCGGTCGGTGCCGACCGCTTCATCGCGGCATTGCCCGACGGGTATGACACCGATGTCGCCAAACGCGGTGGCCGGCTCTCGGCGGGGCAGCGCCAGCTGGTGGCGTTCGCGCGGGCGTTCCTGGCCGATCCGGCGGTGCTGATCCTCGACGAGGCGACGTCCTCCCTGGACATCCCGAGCGAACGAATGGTGCAGCGCGCGTTGGAAACCGTGTTGGCCGACCGCACCGCGCTGGTGATCGCGCACCGGCTCTCCACGGTGCAGATCGCCGATCGGGTGCTGGTGCTCGAGCACGGCCGCATCATCGAGGACGGCGCCCCGGCCGATCTCATCGGCAGGGCCGACGGGGCGTACGCGGCGCTGCACCGGGCCTGGGTCGACTCCCTGGCCTGA
- a CDS encoding FixH family protein, whose translation MNRLRWLGVAVIVVAVGAGMLWLLWPQPRGPIVAEATAGPYLVRLKDDPPKVGVSQLTIEILGSAGETPTPDSVRFEPRMPQMGLAAPAVEATPIGKDDYRGQVDLPTPGRWDINVHIGAGPQSYDAVLRITATR comes from the coding sequence ATGAACCGCCTGCGTTGGCTTGGCGTCGCCGTGATCGTCGTCGCGGTGGGCGCCGGCATGCTGTGGCTGTTGTGGCCGCAACCGCGGGGCCCGATCGTCGCCGAAGCCACCGCGGGCCCCTACCTGGTGCGGCTGAAAGACGATCCACCGAAGGTCGGGGTCAGCCAGCTGACCATCGAGATCCTGGGCAGCGCAGGCGAAACCCCGACCCCGGATTCGGTGCGGTTCGAACCACGGATGCCGCAGATGGGACTGGCCGCGCCCGCCGTCGAGGCCACGCCCATCGGTAAGGACGACTACCGCGGCCAGGTCGACCTGCCCACGCCGGGGCGGTGGGACATCAACGTCCACATCGGAGCAGGGCCACAGAGCTACGACGCCGTCCTGCGCATCACCGCCACGCGATAG
- a CDS encoding DUF1214 domain-containing protein, whose translation MDPLVRSRAVQAVIWGMPAVNFELLRQAAAAVGAGDNQVVFWSKLPDWKNQTLTPNPDTLYFFPFYNTEDGPVVLEIPAAEGGSITGSVDNGWQEALEDVGPAGVDKGAGGRYLILPPGFDGEVPDGYIPLPSATYTGFGALRSNIASSSDADVAAAAEYGTRIKVYPLSGPETTSFIDAVDSVYDSTIPYDIRFFELLDQFVQREPWLQRDRVMISILASIGIEHGKLFEPSSELKSELEAAAAEAHDWLDTNYPRFFASPYFDGTHWAVPATPEVVQGMQTGFADPAGYPVDERGILYSFIYFSAKHLGQGQFYVMAIADTDGRPFDGAATYRLRVPADPPVSLYWSATVYDRATHALIRDLPYGSRSSHRPDLETNPDGSVDVYFGPSAPKDKAPNWIPTSPAGEFEVLFRLYGPKPALFDKTWALPDIEKL comes from the coding sequence ATGGACCCGTTGGTACGTTCCCGTGCCGTCCAGGCCGTGATCTGGGGTATGCCCGCCGTCAACTTCGAGCTGTTGCGTCAGGCCGCGGCCGCAGTCGGGGCGGGCGACAACCAGGTGGTGTTCTGGTCGAAGCTGCCGGACTGGAAGAACCAGACCCTCACGCCCAATCCGGACACGCTCTACTTCTTCCCGTTCTACAACACCGAAGACGGTCCGGTTGTGCTGGAAATCCCGGCTGCAGAAGGCGGTTCGATCACCGGGTCGGTGGACAACGGCTGGCAGGAAGCTCTCGAAGACGTCGGCCCCGCAGGGGTCGACAAGGGCGCGGGCGGCAGGTACCTGATCCTGCCGCCCGGGTTCGACGGCGAGGTTCCCGACGGGTACATCCCGCTGCCGTCGGCGACGTACACCGGGTTCGGCGCGCTTCGGTCCAACATCGCGTCCAGCTCGGACGCCGATGTCGCCGCGGCAGCCGAATACGGCACGCGGATCAAGGTCTACCCCCTCTCCGGGCCCGAGACCACCAGCTTCATCGACGCCGTGGATTCGGTGTACGACAGCACGATTCCCTACGACATCCGCTTCTTCGAACTGCTCGATCAGTTCGTGCAACGCGAGCCGTGGCTGCAGCGGGACCGGGTGATGATCTCGATACTTGCCTCGATCGGCATCGAACACGGCAAGCTGTTCGAACCCAGCTCCGAGTTGAAGTCAGAGCTCGAGGCCGCAGCCGCCGAAGCGCACGACTGGCTCGACACCAACTACCCGCGGTTCTTCGCCTCGCCGTACTTCGACGGGACCCACTGGGCCGTGCCCGCCACCCCGGAGGTGGTGCAGGGCATGCAGACCGGATTCGCCGATCCCGCCGGCTACCCCGTCGACGAGCGCGGAATCCTCTACTCGTTCATCTACTTCAGCGCCAAACACCTCGGGCAAGGTCAGTTCTACGTGATGGCGATCGCCGACACCGACGGCAGGCCATTCGACGGTGCCGCCACCTATCGGCTACGCGTGCCCGCCGACCCGCCCGTGTCGCTGTACTGGTCGGCAACCGTGTACGACCGCGCCACCCACGCGCTGATCCGCGACCTGCCGTACGGCAGCCGGTCCTCACACCGGCCCGATCTCGAGACGAATCCCGACGGCTCCGTCGACGTCTACTTCGGCCCGTCCGCACCGAAGGACAAGGCGCCCAACTGGATCCCGACGAGCCCGGCCGGCGAGTTCGAGGTGCTGTTCCGGCTCTACGGCCCCAAGCCCGCACTGTTCGACAAGACCTGGGCGCTGCCCGACATCGAAAAGCTCTAG
- a CDS encoding epoxide hydrolase family protein, which produces MTPSAQSINPFHIAIPDADLDDLKARLNRTRWPEAECVEDWTQGIPLDYTKELAAYWADGYDWRAREAALNRFDHFTTEIDGLDIHFIHQRSGREDAFPLLITHGWPGSIVEFHKVIEPLTEAGFDVVCPSLPGYGFSGKPTTAGWGIEKIAQAWETLMTRLGYERYGAQGGDWGAAVTTQIGRNVGSCVGIHVNMPIAQPPADGIGEMTEDLQKALARIDYYRKWDSGYMKQQSTRPQTVGYGLVDSPVGQLAWIVEKFWSWMDCDGDPENVVSKDEMLDNVMLYWLTASAASSARLYWESHNTWGGGEYVSLPTGIASFPLEILRAPRNWCETGYNVTHYTTMPRGGHFAAFEQPELFVEDVTTFFNTVR; this is translated from the coding sequence ATGACCCCGAGCGCCCAATCGATCAACCCATTCCACATCGCCATTCCCGACGCCGATCTCGACGACCTCAAGGCCCGGCTGAACCGGACCCGATGGCCCGAGGCGGAATGTGTCGAGGACTGGACCCAGGGCATCCCGCTGGACTACACCAAGGAGCTGGCGGCGTACTGGGCCGACGGGTACGACTGGCGTGCCCGTGAGGCCGCACTCAACCGGTTCGACCACTTCACCACCGAGATCGACGGTCTGGACATCCATTTCATCCATCAGCGGTCCGGACGTGAAGATGCCTTCCCGCTGCTGATCACCCACGGCTGGCCCGGGTCCATCGTCGAATTCCACAAGGTGATCGAGCCGCTGACCGAGGCCGGATTCGACGTGGTCTGCCCGTCGCTGCCCGGCTACGGGTTCTCCGGCAAGCCGACCACCGCGGGCTGGGGAATCGAGAAGATCGCGCAGGCCTGGGAAACCTTGATGACCCGCCTGGGCTACGAGCGCTACGGCGCGCAGGGCGGAGACTGGGGCGCCGCGGTGACGACGCAGATCGGCCGCAACGTCGGTTCGTGCGTGGGCATCCACGTGAACATGCCGATCGCCCAACCTCCGGCCGACGGCATCGGCGAGATGACCGAGGACCTGCAGAAGGCCCTGGCCCGGATCGACTACTACCGCAAATGGGATTCGGGCTACATGAAGCAGCAGTCCACCCGCCCGCAGACCGTCGGGTACGGCCTGGTGGACTCTCCTGTCGGCCAACTGGCGTGGATCGTGGAGAAGTTCTGGTCATGGATGGACTGCGACGGAGATCCCGAGAACGTGGTGTCCAAAGACGAGATGCTCGACAACGTCATGCTCTACTGGCTCACCGCGTCGGCGGCCTCGTCGGCCCGGCTGTACTGGGAGAGCCACAACACCTGGGGCGGCGGCGAATACGTCAGCCTGCCCACCGGGATCGCATCCTTCCCGCTGGAGATCCTGCGCGCCCCGCGCAACTGGTGCGAGACCGGCTACAACGTCACCCACTACACGACGATGCCGCGCGGGGGTCACTTCGCGGCGTTCGAGCAACCGGAGCTGTTCGTCGAAGATGTGACGACGTTCTTCAACACCGTGCGGTGA
- a CDS encoding helix-turn-helix transcriptional regulator → MRSSLLRPRDADAVRAELRRMATDTGLPLAFGGQVHEDTLLLSEFFGTRTGAMRGLAVLPRAGLGGASVVSRRPISVPDYRRASTITHDYDEPVLSEGIRSILAVPVVVDGTARAVLYGAHRTSAPIGGRTAAAMVASAQRLSEELRVRDEVDRRLRMREAALTNFADQPADAEQIREVHADLRRLAADTPDLAGPLRDLADRLAVALRGDPPASAPLTAREVDVLAQVALGCTNAEAAQRLSLKPETVKSYLRSAAAKLGARNRHEAVSKARRLRQIP, encoded by the coding sequence ATGCGCTCCTCGTTGCTCCGACCGCGTGACGCCGACGCAGTCCGCGCCGAGCTGCGCCGGATGGCCACCGACACCGGCCTGCCGCTGGCCTTCGGTGGGCAGGTGCACGAGGACACCCTGCTGCTGAGCGAGTTCTTCGGCACCAGGACCGGTGCCATGCGCGGGCTCGCGGTGCTGCCCCGCGCCGGGTTGGGCGGGGCCAGCGTGGTGTCCCGCCGCCCCATCTCGGTGCCCGACTACCGACGCGCCTCGACCATCACCCACGACTACGACGAGCCCGTGCTGTCCGAGGGCATCCGCTCGATCCTCGCGGTGCCGGTGGTCGTCGACGGCACGGCGCGGGCCGTGCTGTACGGGGCGCACCGCACCAGCGCCCCGATCGGCGGACGGACCGCCGCCGCGATGGTGGCCTCGGCACAACGGTTGAGCGAGGAGCTGCGGGTCCGCGACGAGGTGGACCGGCGTCTGCGGATGCGCGAGGCCGCGCTGACCAACTTCGCCGATCAGCCGGCGGATGCCGAACAGATCCGTGAAGTACACGCCGACCTGCGTCGGCTGGCCGCCGACACCCCGGACCTCGCCGGGCCGTTGCGTGACCTCGCCGACCGGCTGGCCGTCGCCCTGCGCGGCGACCCGCCGGCCAGCGCGCCGCTGACCGCCCGCGAGGTCGACGTGCTGGCACAGGTCGCCCTGGGCTGCACCAATGCCGAAGCGGCCCAGCGCCTTTCACTCAAGCCGGAAACGGTGAAGAGCTACCTGCGCAGCGCGGCGGCCAAGCTCGGGGCCCGCAACCGCCACGAGGCGGTCTCGAAGGCCCGGCGCCTGCGCCAGATCCCCTAG